The following coding sequences lie in one Manis pentadactyla isolate mManPen7 chromosome 19, mManPen7.hap1, whole genome shotgun sequence genomic window:
- the METTL18 gene encoding histidine protein methyltransferase 1 homolog, with translation MTFQFNFTIEGHLESELSPPGDGALALDSLQEPPVSESQKGKHRGRECCAERFDPPRDRLRPKSAGRAAPSPDADSALRAPNSWGDAEPPGTQPRLTTGAKEHAVPKDLKKVLENKRVERLPGLQPADGPAVKTVLLKENPAGESAAAEGLSAHSDLIPGVYEGGLKIWECTFDLLAYFTKAKVKFAGKKVLDLGCGSGLLGVTALRGGAREVHFQDYNSAVIDGVTLPNAVANATLEDEGHGVNKAGMERCRKSEGAQKLRKCRFFSGEWSEFCKLVLSSEKLFEKYDLILTSETIYNPDSYSSLHQTFLRLLNENGRVLLASKAHYFGVGGGIHLFQKFVEEKNVFETKTLEIIDEGLKRFLIEMTFKHPR, from the coding sequence ATGACTTTCCAGTTTAATTTCACCATAGAAGGCCATCTGGAGAGCGAACTATCGCCCCCTGGAGATGGAGCTCTGGCCCTGGATTCCTTACAAGAGCCTCCAGTCTCAGAAAGTCAAAAAGGTAAACACAGGGGCAGAGAGTGTTGTGCAGAACGGTTTGACCCACCTCGGGATCGTCTGCGGCCTAAGTCAGCGGGAAGGGCGGCGCCCTCTCCAGACGCAGACAGCGCCCTGAGGGCACCTAACAGCTGGGGTGACGCGGAGCCACCTGGTACACAGCCCCGCTTGACAACAGGTGCCAAAGAGCATGCTGTGCCTAAAGACCTAAAGAAGGTGTTAGAAAATAAAAGGGTGGAAAGGCTACCAGGTCTCCAGCCCGCTGATGGGCCAGCAGTGAAGACTGTCCTGTTGAAGGAGAACCCTGCTGGAGAGAGCGCCGCTGCAGAAGGCCTTTCTGCTCATTCAGATCTAATTCCAGGTGTTTATGAGGGAGGCTTAAAAATATGGGAATGTACCTTTgacctcctggcttatttcacgaaGGCCAAGGTGAAATTTGCTGGGAAAAAGGTGCTGGATCTTGGCTGTGGGTCAGGGTTGCTGGGTGTCACTGCGCTCAGAGGAGGGGCCAGAGAAGTTCACTTTCAGGACTACAACAGCGCCGTGATCGACGGAGTGACCTTACCGAATGCAGTGGCCAACGCCACCTTGGAAGACGAAGGACATGGTGTAAACAAAGCAGGTATGGAAAGGTGCAGGAAATCAGAAGGGGCACAGAAACTACGTAAATGCCGGTTCTTTTCTGGGGAGTGGTCTGAGTTTTGTAAGCTTGTACTAAGCAGtgaaaaactctttgaaaaatacGATCTCATCCTCACTTCAGAAACCATTTACAATCCAGATTCTTACAGTTCTCTGCACCAAACCTTCCTTAGAttgttaaatgaaaatggacGGGTGCTTTTAGCCAGCAAAGCACATTATTTTGGTGTAGGCGGAGGGATTCATCTCTTTCAGAAGTTTGTAGAAGAGAAGAATGTATTTGAGACTAAAACACTTGAAATAATTGATGAAGGACTAAAGAGATTCCTAATTGAAATGACTTTTAAGCACCCTAGGTAA